TTAAATTAAGTATTAAAAAGAAAAAAAGAAATGATTTGTCTAGATTCTTGGCATGATGCTAAGTCTTGACCTTGCAGAAACTGCAATTACAGATATTATTGCAACTGCCAATATCATGGCTGCAATCCTTCCATATGACTTGTTATCCAATCGTAGTCTATCCATAAACTTGCAAACAATTTTGGCATTGTCACCTGAGAATTTTTTTTGAAGATTTATTTTGGCACGTTCGGTCCTCTTTTTTGCATTGTGGATATCTACTATTACTGTCATGATCCTATAATCTCCAATTTGTTTTAAACAGCAAATTTTGTTCATTGCGCGTTATCAATAACAAGAGAAACGCAGAGAGAGGGATTTGAACCCCCGCGTGATTGCTCACACAGGCTCTCAAGGCCCGCGCCCTACCGAGCTAGGCGACCTCTGCAAAAATTCTTGGATAATAGTAACTAAAATTTGTTGATATAAATTAGAAAAATAAGGAAAAAGAAAAAATTTCTTTAATCGTGTGCGTGTGGGCCACCGCCACCACTCATTTGAACATAAGTGCCGGCTGCTTTCTCGTGCCATTCTTGGTTAGCTGATTCAATTCGAATAGCTCCTTCAGGACAAATTTCTTGACATGCCATACAAACAGTACAATCATGTTCTCTGATTGGTTGTGATTTGTCTGTATAATCTAATCTTTCATCTTGTTCTGTTTTTCCAGTACCCTCAAAAGTTTCTCCTAAGCATTTTTCTGCAGGAATATCTTTTTCAGTCCTGAACCATTGGAATGTTTGAACTGGACATACACTCATACATGCACCAGCAGCAACACATGAATCCCAATCTACTGCGACGGTTGTTCCATGAATTCCAAGAGGAACTTGTTTTTCTCCTCTAGCTTCATAAGCTGCCTTCACATCTTCATTTGAGAATGCTGCACCATTTGGATTTCCTTTGCCCCAGATCCAGTGAAAATTCTCGCCATCTGCATGACTTGTCTTTCCTACTGGTTTATCAGTTTGACAAAAGTCTTCTGGTATTACTAGTTCTGCCATAATCACGTTACTCCAGAATATTATTTAAAGCTAGATATAATTAGTTTAGACTAAATGTGATGGTATAAAAAATAAGAGAAAAGAAAAATTTCTAGTTATAAGAAATTTAAAATCTTACAAAGATTTTGCTGCGCTTTCGTGTTTCTCAACGTTTGATTGATCAACTTTGATTGCTTGAGGAGGACAAACTGATACACATGCCATACACCAAATACAATCATGTTCTCGGATTGGATCGGCCTTGTCAGTTAGATCTTTACGTTCATCTTTTACATCCTTACCAGTTCCTTGAAAAGTTTGACCAACAACATCTTTTGCTGGAATATCTTTTTCAGTTCTGTACCATTGGAATACTTGTACAGGACATGCCTCAATACAGGCACCATCTGCAACACATGAGTCCCAATCGACTGCAACCATTGTACCACTTACACCAAGAGGAACTTGTTCTTCTCCTCTTGCAGTATATGCTGCTACAACATCTGCATCTAAAGACGCTTCAGCTGGTGATCCATCGGTGTTTGTCTTTTTACCTGGACCCCACATAATATGGAAATTTCCATCACTTAGGTTAATTTTTCCAATTGGTTTTAGACCTTCAGGAAAATTTTCTGCTATTGGCATATTACAAATTTCTTGGAGTTATTATTTAAAGCTAGATGATACAATAGTAGAAGATTTACAAATATAAGATCAAATTAGGTATAAAAATTCCCTTACGTTCATAATGTTGAACGATCAATACTCCTGATATGGATATTATTAAGTATGATGTGTATAGAGGTCCAAATCTTGGTGTTTACATCAAAGTAAATGATAGTATAATTTTAGTTCCAATGGGATTTGCTAAAACAAAAGCAGAGAATCTTGCAAAATATCTTGATGTTGATATTCATTATACCTCAATTGCAAATACCAGATTAATTGGTGCATTATGTGTGATGAATAACAAGGGAATCTTATTGCCAACTACTGCATATCAAAATGAATATGATTATTTGAAAAAAGAGACTGATTTGGAAATAGGTATTCTTGATACAAAATTTAATGCACTTGGAAATGTAATATGTGTAAATGATAAAGGCGCAGTTGTATCTCCGTGGCTATCTAAAGAATCATGTAAGACAATCTCGGATGTACTAGGAGTTGAGGTAATTCAGAAAAAAATTTCAGGGTTTAATCAAACAGGAGTTATGCTTGCTACAAACACTACAGGTGCAATAATCCATCCAGAAGCTGATGAGGAGGATATGAAGATAATAGCAAATATTCTAGGCGTAAAAATTGAGCATAGTACAATTAACAATGGTATTCCATATGTTTCATCAGGTATTCTTGTAAATAACCACAACATAGTTGTCGGCTCACTAACTACAGGTCCTGAAATAATGATGTTAACTAGAGCGTTTCTAAATTAAGAATTGATTTTGGATCCTCTGTGAGTTTTTCTATAGAAATAGTTCCTTCTGTTCCATTAACCATATCTTTGAGAACAACATTTCCTTGTTCTAGTTCTTGAGGCCCAACTATAATTGAGAATCGTGCATTATTTGCAATCTCCATCTGTTTTTTCATGGTACGTCCAGCCAAGTCAATATCAGTTGAGATGTTGTTTAGCCTTAGCAAAGATGCAATTGAATGTGCTACTTTTTGCATATCCTCATTAATGTATAATACTGCAACCCGTTTTTGTGATATTTCAGGAATTATGTTTTGTTCTTGCATTGTAAGGATAATTCTCTCCACTCCTCCTGCAACTCCAGTGGCTCCAATATCTTCTCTGTTGAAAGCTTTTGTTAGTGTGTCATATCTTCCTCCACCTGCCAAAGCACCCAAAGTGGAGTTTTTATCAAATACCTCAAAAACTATGCCAGAGTAATAATCAAGTCCGCGTACAATACCAAAATTAATCCTAACATTTGAGACGCCTCTGTTTTCCAGTGAATCAATTACTTGTTTTAACTCATCCCATGATTGTAGTTGTGAAGTATCAAATAATTTTTCAACTTCTTTAATTGAACCTTTGATTTGTGAAAACTCTAAAATCTTTTCTAATTTTTCTGATTCATATCCCTTTGATCGGAATTCTTTCAAAATTTCATCTTTGGATTTTTTTGTAATCTTATCTATGACTCGTAAAATATCAGACACTAGAATTGGATCTTTAGAGTTGAAAACTTTGTTAATGTATGACTCTACAAGATTTCTGTGATTAATGTCAATTATTATATCTTTGAGTAAAAGAGAATCAAAAAGACGAGATGTTATTTCTATTATTTCAGATTCTGATTCAAGACTAAGTTTACCATATATCTCAATATCCCACTGGTGGAAATATCGGTATCTCCCTTTTTGTGGTTCATCATATCTGAATACTCCACCAAATGCGGATATTTTTGCTGGAAGTTTCATTGATTTTTGGGATGCCACATATCTTGTCAATCCCATTGTAAAGTCAAATCGCAGTGCAACTTCTCGGTTTCCTTTATCTTTGAAATAGTAAATTTCATCTCTAATTCCTGGACCTGATTTAGTCTCTAGAGTTGAAAGTAATTCGATTGGAGATGGATCCATAAATGAGAACCCATACAAATTGGATAATTGTTTAAAGTGATACCTAATATGTTCAATGTTTGTATTTTCTTGACCATCAAAATCTTTCATTCCACGAGGAAGTTCCATGATAATTACCTCTTAGATAGTTATGATTTAGATATTTCTGTTAGTGTAAGAGATAGAGATTTTTAAAAATTACACATACTTTTCATATAATTCATTAAACATGCAATTGATTCTCAGATTTTGACAATTATTTCAAGAGTCAAATTTTATTCTGATATGGATATTCTTTTCTTCGAGATTGTCTGTAATTTTTAGATACAACATTCCAATAAAGAATGATTTTTCGTCAAAACGTATTTGTTCCGTTTTATGTTGAAGTTGTCTTGTAATTAGTACTCCATATGTTAAAACGTTTCAACAATGACAGATTGAATCTTTTCTTTAATCTTTTTATCCACGTAATTTTAATCAATTCAATAAAATTAAGGATGTGGGAAAAGAATTTCTCATATACAATGTTTAAAAATTTCCAAATATCACTGAAAATTTATACACTAAGTCGACTTTGTAAAGTGCTTGTCTGAAAAAATAAAAGATGATAATTTACATCCATCAATAGAAAAGATTATTCTTGCGGAAGACTTGGAGATTTCCAGAATTTTAAACGGAATGTGGCAGGTTGCAGGAGGCCATGGTCAAATTGATCATGAATTAGCAGTTAAGGATATGGAACTATATCAAAAACGTGGATATACAACATGGGATCTTGCAGACATTTACGGTCCGGCAGAATTACTAATAGGTAAATTTAGGGAAAAGATGGGTAATGAGGGAAAATTTCAAGCATTAACCAAATTTGTTCCTAATCCAGGTCCAATGAATAAAAATATTGTTACTCACTACATAGACCAATCACTGAAAAAAATGGATACAGATTGTATCGATTTACTACAATTTCATTGGTGGGATTACAATGATACAAACTATATCGACATATTACATCATTTATCAAAATTACAAAATGAGCATAAAATTAAACATCTTGGACTAACGAACTTTGATACTGAACGGGTTAGAATAATTATTGATAATGGTTTTAGAATTGTATCAAACCAGGTTCAATACTCTATTTTAGATCAAAGACCACAAAAATTAATGATACCATTTTTTGCAAAACATGGAATAAAGATTCTAACGTATGGTACATTACTGGGTGGATTTTTCTCAGAGAAATATCTAGGAACAGATGAACCAAATAGAGGAGAATTAACTACATCTAGTCTACAAAAATACAAAAACATGATAGATATTTGGGGCGGATGGAAATTATTCCAAGAATTATTGTATGTCTTAGATAATATTGCAAAAAAATATCAATGCAGTATTGCAAATATTGCAACTAGATTTATTTTAGATAAACCACAGGTTGCAGGTACTATCATCGGAACAAGACTAGGAATTACAAATCACATTGAAGATAACGCTAAAGTCTTTGAGGTAAAGTTAGACTCGGATGATATTTCGTTAATAGATGAAATTACTGCAAGATCCAATGATTTGTTTAATGCTATTGGAGATTGTGGTGATGAATACAGGTAAAATATAATTTAATTAAAAAATCTAGGAACTAATCAAAGTTATAATTGTCATCATCATAAAACTCAATGATATCAAAATCATACAATTTCACAATATTATCATAAAGTAAATTGTATTAGGTATAGAGTTTGCAAATTATGAATACCTACGTATTCTATAGAGTTGAATTTTTTAAATAACGAGATGCAAGGAAAACACTAGTTATAGGACGTTAACCTAACATGATGTGTCTTCCAACCAATTATTCTACTACGCAGGATAACGGTTTCTCGTCATCACCTATATGTAAAAATGATATTTAAAATTGATCTTAATACTTAACTAGTGACAACTAGTAATTTTTTGAAATATAGCATACAGTAATCATTTGAAAAAAGTTTAGCTTCTAGAGCATCTACATTTTACATATACTACTTGGAATTTTCCATCAGTTTTGATATTATGGGATATTGGTTGGTGACAATATTGGCATTGTACAAATCCATAATATTTGTCAACTTTAACCATCTTATACTTCCATGATTTTGTATCCTCATCCCAATACACTGAATTGATTTCAATGGGATCATCCATGTTGAATTTAGTGTGTAAATATCTAAGTATCTTTCGAGTAAATGAAATCAGGTGGTATCTTTGAAAGTGATTTTACCTTAGCTGCGTTAGGATATAGATTTTGATATTTGTACGTAATTTTTTCTAGTCAGTCATTTCATATTCTAGTCTCATTAATTCAGCATCTTTAGTGCCTAGTAATTTTTTAAGTGCATCAAAAAATTCATTATTGCTTAATTCTTCATCGTGAAAGATCATTATTGTCTGATAAATTTAGAATTTAATTATTCATTATATAACTAGTTAACAAAGAGTACACTTGTTGCAAAAATTAATTAGCTATAATTTATAAAAATTGCTAAAAATAAAAAAGGGAAATTAGTTAACAAGAACTGCAATTATCATACCTAACATCTTAAGTAAAGTATCTGCTTTGAGACATACGGAACACCATTTGGTATTTTCATTACAAGACTATAGTCTTCCCTATACACTACTACTACTAATACTACTAATACTACTAATACTACTACTACTACTACTAATACTACTACTACTAATACTACTACTCCAACATCAATACCGGTAATAATTTTTGGTACGTAGTAAAATCATAGGTGAGTTAAATCAATTCCAATTAATCTGAATAGGGATATAGCAGGCAGTTTTTGAATGCATATTTTGTTAAATCTAAAATTTTGAATAAAAATTATGAAATAAATTGGACAAGACAAACTACAATGATGAATAGCAACATACTATTCAAACAGATATTGAAACATAGACTTATTATTTATAGAAACTTATTTAGAAAAAAGTATTATTGTCATCATACATAACAAAATAGTTGAAACAGATTGAATCACTAAATAAAAAAATTGCATCTTGCAAAAAATGTCCAAGATTATCAGTCTACATAAGAGATGTTGCAAAAAACAAAGTTAAACGATTCAAAGAAGAAAAATATTATGGTAAACCATTATCAGGATTTGGCGATATAAATGCTAAATTACTAATTGTAGGGTTGGCACCGGCAGCTCATGGAGGAAACAGAACAGGTAGAATGTTCACAGGGGATTCATCAGGTGATTGGCTTGCAAAAGTAATGTACAAACATGGATTTGCTTCAATTCCAACTAGCCAGAGCATAAATGATGGTTTAGTGTTGAAAAATGCATATATTACTGCAGCAGTAAGATGTGCACCACCTCAAAATAAACCATTGAAGGAAGAGATGCATACTTGTTTTGAATATTTAGAGCAAGAAAAAGAAATACTAAAAAATATTACAACCGTTTTGTGTCTTGGAAAAATTGCATATGATGCAGCATGTAAATTATATCAAAGAAAATCAGAAAAATTTGGACACAATAAATTATTCGAATATGATAAAGTCAAAATTCTCACATCATATCATCCTTCAAAACAAAATACACAGACAGGCAGACTTACTTGGAGTCAGTGGTCTGCAGTATTTCAAAGAGCAAAAAAGCTCACAGAATAAAATGCAGACAGTATTATGAATATTTATGTTTGTATTAATTTTGATTAAAATTATAAATAAATGTTAAGATTAAAGTGAGATTAGTTTAAATTCTATATTCACAGTATAGAAATAACGAGGACTATCATACCAGCCGAAATTTGAAGAATATGCTTTGAGGAGGCAGGCAGATAGGAAAAAGGAAGGCAGGAAAAAGATGATGGCATCTAAAGGTCTTTCAGCATTCCTCGTTTTTTTATCGCATAAACAATCAACATTAATTGTAAAAAGAATATACATATGATGATGAGGAAAATATATTTTATCATTTTATTGTATATTTTTCCAGTAGCATATGCACAAGATTATCCAGAGTATGGAGTAAGTGTAGAAACGGTAGCTGAGAATCTAGTCATTCCATGGAGTATTGATTGGATTTCAGATAAAATAATACTGTTTACTGAAAGAAACGGTAATCTCAGAATTATAGAAGAAGGGAAGTTACTTGAAAAGCCATTGTTGTCAATTGATGTTGGAGGAGTAGAAGGAGGATTATTAGGTATGGCTGTAGATCCAAATTATGTTGAAAACAAGTACATTTATCTGTATTATACCAATAGTAACTTTTTATCAACTACAAACAAATTAGTTCGTTACCAACTATTAGATGAACAAGTAATTGAAGATAAGATATTACTTGACGGTATTCCAGGAGGACCTTTCCATGATGGTGGGAGAATAAAATTTGGGCCAGATTGGAAACTTTACATTACAACAGGTGACGCGGGAAACCCAGGATTAGCACAAGATCCTAATTCATTGGGAGGAAAGATTCTAAGAATTAATTCTGATGGAACAATACCAAGAGACAATCCATGGAAAAACTCTCCGGTATATTCACTAGGACATAGAAATCCACAAGGTATAGACTGGGATAGTGCAGGAAATCTTGTTGCAACTGAACATGGTCCGTCTGGTTGGAGAGGGGTAGCTCATGATGAAGTTAACATGATTACTCCCGGCGCAAATTATGGTTGGCCTGATATCATTGGTGATGAAACTGCAGAAGGATTGCAAAACCCAATTCTTCACTCGGGTGATGATACTTGGGCACCATCAGGAGCTAAATTTTATTATGAAGATAAAATTCCACAATGGACTGGTAAATATTTTGTTGCAACATTGAGGGGAAATCACTTGCACATGATAAATTTTGATTTAGAAAATAAGACAGTGGTTTCACATGAGAAATTATTTCAAGGTGAATTTGGACGGCTTCGAGACGTTGCAACAGGACCAGATGGATTTCTATATATTCTTACTAGTAATCAAGACGGACGTGGCTCGCCAGATGTAACAGATGATAGAATTCTTCGAATTGTTCCATCATATAACGAAATAGACAATTTTGAGAATTGTGTATCTGCTGGAAATCCAATTACAGAATCATACCCAAGACAATGCAGAACTCAAGATGGTAAAAATTTTGTAGAACAAACCTCAAAGATTCCAGATTGGGTAAGAAAAAATGTAAAGTGGTGGTCTCTAACACAAATCTCAGATGACGAGTTTGCATTAGGTCTAGAATACCTCATAAAACATAGAATCATCACCATGCCAAACGGTATATTATCAGAAGAAGATTTTGAGCAAAATTTACCATCATGGTTACGAAAAAATGCTGAATTATGGAGTCAGAAATTATTATCAGACGACGAGTTTGTAAAAAATATTCAATGGATGATTAATAACGGATTTATCAAAATTTAAAATTCTAAGAAAAAATTACTTTATCTTTAAGCAAGTTCGTAATGTCTCATTTATTACATGTGAGAAGCTAATAGTGTCGTTTGTTTCTTGAAGCATTTTTGATTGTTTCAATCTAAGTTTTTTTACCAAATCATCTTCAAGCATAATTGTAACTCTTCTTGACATTTTCTTAGTACATACGAAACATCATATTAAATTATCTTGGATTTTTTCAAGTAATGATAATTTGAATTAATTGAGATTTTTATTTTTATCACACCTAGTTTTGAGGTACTTGAATACGTGGAATGTAAATGAATACAAATTCTTTTTTCTTTTTTAGGCGAAACATGAATTAATTATATTTAATTTTGATATAAACTTCGAGAATAAATTATCAGTATTTAGTTTTGAATTTCACCAGATTTAGAAATAACATAGATACGTAGAAATTATCAGTATTTCCTAAATACTAATTAAAATTACATGTAGTTGGAGCTGTCACCAAACAACTAACTAACTAACTGCTGTTGGTCTTAAGTTCCAATGTTTTTTCAAAATTAGGAAATTGTGTATCATTTAATCTACGATCATGTTTAATTATCACTAGATGAAAATAATGATCTACTTTTTATTTTAGTTCTGCGTATAGTACTATGGAAAGCTGACACAATATCCAATTGTCTAAATGCTGGTGATTGTTTACCGGTTTGAGCATACCCGCAGAACTGTGTAAAGATTAAACCGCGAATAGTCAGCT
The window above is part of the Nitrosopumilus sp. genome. Proteins encoded here:
- a CDS encoding PQQ-dependent sugar dehydrogenase — encoded protein: MRKIYFIILLYIFPVAYAQDYPEYGVSVETVAENLVIPWSIDWISDKIILFTERNGNLRIIEEGKLLEKPLLSIDVGGVEGGLLGMAVDPNYVENKYIYLYYTNSNFLSTTNKLVRYQLLDEQVIEDKILLDGIPGGPFHDGGRIKFGPDWKLYITTGDAGNPGLAQDPNSLGGKILRINSDGTIPRDNPWKNSPVYSLGHRNPQGIDWDSAGNLVATEHGPSGWRGVAHDEVNMITPGANYGWPDIIGDETAEGLQNPILHSGDDTWAPSGAKFYYEDKIPQWTGKYFVATLRGNHLHMINFDLENKTVVSHEKLFQGEFGRLRDVATGPDGFLYILTSNQDGRGSPDVTDDRILRIVPSYNEIDNFENCVSAGNPITESYPRQCRTQDGKNFVEQTSKIPDWVRKNVKWWSLTQISDDEFALGLEYLIKHRIITMPNGILSEEDFEQNLPSWLRKNAELWSQKLLSDDEFVKNIQWMINNGFIKI
- the hisS gene encoding histidine--tRNA ligase, which translates into the protein MELPRGMKDFDGQENTNIEHIRYHFKQLSNLYGFSFMDPSPIELLSTLETKSGPGIRDEIYYFKDKGNREVALRFDFTMGLTRYVASQKSMKLPAKISAFGGVFRYDEPQKGRYRYFHQWDIEIYGKLSLESESEIIEITSRLFDSLLLKDIIIDINHRNLVESYINKVFNSKDPILVSDILRVIDKITKKSKDEILKEFRSKGYESEKLEKILEFSQIKGSIKEVEKLFDTSQLQSWDELKQVIDSLENRGVSNVRINFGIVRGLDYYSGIVFEVFDKNSTLGALAGGGRYDTLTKAFNREDIGATGVAGGVERIILTMQEQNIIPEISQKRVAVLYINEDMQKVAHSIASLLRLNNISTDIDLAGRTMKKQMEIANNARFSIIVGPQELEQGNVVLKDMVNGTEGTISIEKLTEDPKSILNLETL
- a CDS encoding ferredoxin family protein; this translates as MPIAENFPEGLKPIGKINLSDGNFHIMWGPGKKTNTDGSPAEASLDADVVAAYTARGEEQVPLGVSGTMVAVDWDSCVADGACIEACPVQVFQWYRTEKDIPAKDVVGQTFQGTGKDVKDERKDLTDKADPIREHDCIWCMACVSVCPPQAIKVDQSNVEKHESAAKSL
- a CDS encoding uracil-DNA glycosylase → MKQIESLNKKIASCKKCPRLSVYIRDVAKNKVKRFKEEKYYGKPLSGFGDINAKLLIVGLAPAAHGGNRTGRMFTGDSSGDWLAKVMYKHGFASIPTSQSINDGLVLKNAYITAAVRCAPPQNKPLKEEMHTCFEYLEQEKEILKNITTVLCLGKIAYDAACKLYQRKSEKFGHNKLFEYDKVKILTSYHPSKQNTQTGRLTWSQWSAVFQRAKKLTE
- a CDS encoding aldo/keto reductase → MSEKIKDDNLHPSIEKIILAEDLEISRILNGMWQVAGGHGQIDHELAVKDMELYQKRGYTTWDLADIYGPAELLIGKFREKMGNEGKFQALTKFVPNPGPMNKNIVTHYIDQSLKKMDTDCIDLLQFHWWDYNDTNYIDILHHLSKLQNEHKIKHLGLTNFDTERVRIIIDNGFRIVSNQVQYSILDQRPQKLMIPFFAKHGIKILTYGTLLGGFFSEKYLGTDEPNRGELTTSSLQKYKNMIDIWGGWKLFQELLYVLDNIAKKYQCSIANIATRFILDKPQVAGTIIGTRLGITNHIEDNAKVFEVKLDSDDISLIDEITARSNDLFNAIGDCGDEYR
- a CDS encoding ferredoxin family protein, which encodes MAELVIPEDFCQTDKPVGKTSHADGENFHWIWGKGNPNGAAFSNEDVKAAYEARGEKQVPLGIHGTTVAVDWDSCVAAGACMSVCPVQTFQWFRTEKDIPAEKCLGETFEGTGKTEQDERLDYTDKSQPIREHDCTVCMACQEICPEGAIRIESANQEWHEKAAGTYVQMSGGGGPHAHD
- a CDS encoding translation initiation factor IF-6, whose translation is MDIIKYDVYRGPNLGVYIKVNDSIILVPMGFAKTKAENLAKYLDVDIHYTSIANTRLIGALCVMNNKGILLPTTAYQNEYDYLKKETDLEIGILDTKFNALGNVICVNDKGAVVSPWLSKESCKTISDVLGVEVIQKKISGFNQTGVMLATNTTGAIIHPEADEEDMKIIANILGVKIEHSTINNGIPYVSSGILVNNHNIVVGSLTTGPEIMMLTRAFLN